A genomic stretch from Marinobacter fonticola includes:
- a CDS encoding glutathione S-transferase family protein: MKLYDLELSGNSYKVRLFTALAGIELALEPVDVPGGAHKRSPLIDLNPWGQVPVLTDGDVVLRDSQAILVYLARQYGGNQWWPDGAAQQGEVMQWLSTAANEIHAGPNAARLIDKFGYPLNKERALDVSAKVLPLIEQHLSEHRWLALGRPTIADCAVFPYVALGWEGGVTLEPYPAIQAWIERIEALPGYIGMPGIVSRKA, from the coding sequence ATGAAACTATACGATCTGGAACTGTCCGGTAACAGCTACAAGGTTCGGCTGTTTACCGCTTTAGCGGGTATCGAACTGGCACTGGAACCGGTGGACGTACCTGGCGGCGCCCACAAGCGATCGCCGCTGATTGATCTCAATCCCTGGGGGCAAGTGCCGGTGCTGACCGATGGTGACGTTGTCCTGCGTGATTCCCAGGCGATTCTGGTGTATCTGGCGCGACAGTATGGCGGCAATCAATGGTGGCCGGACGGTGCGGCCCAGCAGGGCGAGGTCATGCAGTGGCTGTCAACCGCCGCCAACGAGATTCACGCGGGCCCCAACGCCGCCCGTTTGATCGACAAGTTCGGCTACCCGCTGAACAAGGAACGTGCTTTGGACGTCAGCGCGAAAGTCCTGCCGTTGATCGAACAGCACCTGAGCGAGCATCGATGGCTGGCCTTGGGCCGACCGACCATCGCCGATTGCGCGGTGTTCCCATACGTGGCTTTGGGCTGGGAAGGTGGCGTGACGCTTGAGCCATACCCGGCCATTCAGGCCTGGATCGAGCGCATCGAGGCGCTGCCGGGGTACATCGGCATGCCCGGGATTGTCTCTCGAAAAGCTTGA
- a CDS encoding VOC family protein: MKQPQRIRQYDHVGIRVSDRQQAVDFYEQIGFREVRRFDKYEANEMETPDGVRINLIFNATRLHHGRNVLLDEPVKLPGVTHPAFVVDDLYALKDWLDQAGIAITEGIHRLGPRRITLFIRDPDRNVLEFNQLLPEPASGTKRSKAPSNERSA, translated from the coding sequence ATGAAACAACCTCAGCGCATTCGTCAGTACGATCACGTCGGTATTCGGGTCAGCGACCGCCAGCAAGCGGTGGATTTTTATGAGCAGATTGGGTTTCGGGAGGTGCGTCGTTTCGACAAATACGAAGCGAATGAGATGGAAACGCCAGACGGTGTGCGGATTAACCTGATCTTTAACGCCACGCGTTTACACCATGGCCGGAATGTATTGCTGGACGAGCCGGTCAAGCTACCCGGTGTGACTCACCCCGCCTTTGTCGTCGATGATCTCTACGCCTTGAAAGACTGGCTTGACCAGGCGGGTATTGCCATTACCGAGGGCATCCATCGCCTCGGCCCACGCCGGATCACCCTGTTTATCCGCGACCCCGACCGGAACGTACTGGAATTTAACCAGCTACTGCCTGAGCCGGCGTCCGGGACCAAACGCTCCAAAGCCCCCAGCAACGAACGCTCAGCCTAA
- a CDS encoding LysR family transcriptional regulator yields MDKLKAMSTFVTIVDEGSLTAAAGKLDRSPAAIVRTLAGLEQHLGVRLLNRSTRRIALTDEGREYLRHCRRILADIEAVEFQLDSRRADPAGKLSITAPVMFGRLHLAPLLNQWLKQNPAMSAELTLLDRVVDVIEEGFDLALRIGHLADSSLIARSVGSTPYVLCASPALIEQRGGPSHPEQLSDWPTVCFAPSGEVWPFQVEGELWEQRVHPVVSANQIDTGLAAARDGLGICRVLGYQAQEDFERGTLVPVLTAYNAPALPVQFVFPHSRLLSPRVRQFLDAVVGPLQERLKP; encoded by the coding sequence ATGGACAAACTCAAAGCCATGAGTACCTTTGTCACCATTGTGGACGAAGGCAGCCTGACCGCTGCCGCCGGCAAGCTGGATCGCTCCCCGGCCGCCATCGTGCGAACGCTCGCCGGCCTGGAACAGCATCTTGGCGTGCGTCTACTCAACCGCAGCACTCGCCGCATCGCCCTCACCGATGAAGGCCGCGAGTACCTGCGACACTGCCGGCGCATTCTGGCGGACATCGAAGCGGTCGAGTTCCAGCTCGATAGCCGGCGCGCCGACCCGGCGGGCAAGCTTTCCATTACCGCCCCGGTGATGTTTGGCCGTTTGCATCTAGCGCCTTTGCTGAACCAGTGGCTAAAGCAGAATCCCGCCATGAGTGCGGAATTGACCCTGCTCGATCGAGTCGTGGATGTGATTGAGGAAGGCTTTGATCTGGCCCTGCGGATTGGCCACCTGGCCGACTCCTCGCTGATTGCACGGTCAGTCGGCAGCACGCCCTATGTCCTCTGCGCGAGCCCGGCGCTCATCGAACAACGGGGAGGACCCAGCCACCCCGAACAACTGTCGGACTGGCCGACGGTATGCTTCGCGCCGTCGGGAGAGGTGTGGCCGTTTCAGGTAGAAGGGGAACTTTGGGAGCAGCGCGTGCATCCTGTCGTCAGCGCCAATCAGATCGATACCGGACTCGCCGCCGCCCGGGACGGACTCGGTATTTGCAGGGTTTTGGGCTATCAGGCCCAGGAAGATTTCGAGCGCGGCACACTGGTGCCGGTGTTAACGGCATACAACGCCCCCGCACTGCCAGTGCAGTTTGTGTTTCCGCACAGCCGGCTGCTATCGCCGCGCGTGCGGCAATTTCTGGATGCCGTCGTCGGGCCGTTACAGGAACGCTTGAAGCCTTGA
- a CDS encoding ABC transporter substrate-binding protein — MRVFFLALLLASPLCFGKTVAIIESYHKEYKWDADYIAAVESVLGREHDIHVFELDTKRLAKGEWPQKVAEIEQAIANLKPDVVILGDDNAFSLMAEHLVEQTIPVVFLGVNGGPAQHPTLKHPLVTGILERPFFKDSVRHLRKILAQRERFLVLMDDSPTMRNAVNEYFGDKRQATLYGSKLDIVLTNDRDTWLQTVVDAHESYDAVILGTHHTIRDGEDQYAVPQELLKEAFYRAQLPLFSFWDIFIGQEQSIGGFTISARQEGLTAARLASIILNGVEPQSIPQLQSLSGHYVYSESGLKHWNLELSPMIASQAYFVE; from the coding sequence ATGCGTGTGTTCTTTCTAGCCCTCTTGCTGGCTAGCCCCCTATGTTTTGGCAAAACCGTCGCGATCATCGAGAGTTATCACAAAGAATACAAATGGGATGCGGATTACATTGCCGCCGTTGAATCAGTACTCGGTCGAGAGCACGATATTCACGTGTTCGAACTGGATACCAAACGTCTGGCCAAAGGCGAATGGCCGCAGAAGGTCGCGGAAATCGAACAGGCCATCGCCAATCTGAAACCGGATGTCGTCATTCTGGGTGACGACAACGCCTTCTCGCTAATGGCAGAGCACCTGGTTGAGCAGACTATTCCCGTGGTATTCCTCGGGGTCAATGGGGGACCGGCTCAGCACCCTACCCTGAAGCACCCGCTGGTTACCGGCATCCTTGAGCGCCCTTTTTTCAAGGATAGTGTTCGTCATTTGCGCAAGATACTGGCACAGCGAGAACGGTTTCTGGTGTTGATGGACGACTCACCCACCATGCGTAATGCAGTTAACGAGTACTTTGGCGATAAACGCCAAGCCACCCTCTATGGCTCCAAGCTGGACATCGTGCTGACCAATGACCGGGACACCTGGCTGCAAACGGTGGTGGACGCCCATGAGAGCTACGATGCGGTCATTCTCGGCACCCACCACACGATCAGGGACGGGGAAGATCAGTACGCTGTGCCTCAGGAACTACTAAAGGAAGCCTTTTACCGGGCACAACTTCCGCTGTTCTCGTTCTGGGACATCTTTATTGGACAAGAGCAGTCCATTGGCGGATTCACCATTTCCGCCCGCCAGGAAGGCCTGACGGCCGCTCGGCTGGCGTCCATCATTCTCAATGGCGTAGAGCCCCAGAGCATTCCCCAGCTTCAATCACTGAGTGGCCATTACGTCTACAGCGAAAGTGGACTGAAGCACTGGAACCTGGAATTGTCGCCGATGATTGCCAGCCAGGCGTACTTCGTGGAGTGA